A single window of Aphidius gifuensis isolate YNYX2018 linkage group LG1, ASM1490517v1, whole genome shotgun sequence DNA harbors:
- the LOC122860547 gene encoding biogenesis of lysosome-related organelles complex 1 subunit 4, translating into MPESSNNNKNEYNKMIEDTARDYASYIKLDLPNQTQDIHETIEEMLARLEEFESIVGMVQNLRAECAYEHLVKLRSAESELMTIFKRIDALENIVAKASVDLSNLEAAVDTAENELGGYSTVSDRLFGILKPLSLFKSKSQDNSTSTASTSTASSSSQLPRRDPFKSPMIYRTEDAFDITDDF; encoded by the exons atgccagaatcatcaaataataataaaaatgagtataataaaatgattgaagATACTGCTCGTGATTATGCTTCTTACATTAAACTGGATCTCCCAAATcag acTCAAGATATTCATGAGACAATTGAAGAAATGCTAGCAAGACTGGAGGAGTTTGAATCAATAGTTGGAATG gtACAAAATTTAAGAGCAGAGTGTGCATATGAACATCTTGTTAAACTACGATCAGCTGAGTCTGAATTAATGACAATATTTAAACGTATTGATGCATTGGAAAATATTGTTGCCAAGGCAAGTGTTGATTTGAGTAATCTTGAAGCTGCTGTTGATACTGCTGAAAATGAACTGGGTGGTTACAGCACTGTATCAGATAGATTATTTGGTATACTAAAACCACTTTCTCTCTTT aaATCAAAAAGTCAAGATAATTCAAcatcaacagcatcaacaTCGACTGCTAGTAGTTCATCACAACTACCACGACGTGATCCATTTAAATCACCAATGATTTATCGAACAGAAGATGCCTTTGATATTactgatgatttttaa
- the LOC122860549 gene encoding putative fatty acyl-CoA reductase CG5065 has translation MAKMAIDNNVPSNIQSYYKDKTIFITGGSGLMGKVLIEKLLYNCSNLNKIYILLRSKRGRTPEQRLDDMFKLPMFERIRESKPEVLKKLIPLSGDVTMNNLGLTTKQCELLGNEVEIIFHCAATLKLEAKLKDAIDMNTVGTSYMLKLAKTMKKLNVFLHLSTAFCHVDCDELGERVYDSPDDPNEVMRTVKWLKDDALDLLTPKLLEPHPNTYTYSKRLAETLVANEYPNLPCVIARPSIVTPAWEEPLPGWVDNLNGPVGLIVGAGKGVIRSMHCNGSYHAEVIPVDYAINAMISIAHKVGSMTSRKKNIPVYNVTQSRVIPITWAQVLEKGKKIAYKYPFEGAIWFPDGDIRSSKFIHNLFVLFFHILPAYFIDFLMVIFRQKRFMVRIQKRISDGLEVLQYFTTRDWIFHNTNLLNLWNEMSTQDKKLFSFDFVLLASSDDEYIKKVILGARQYCMKEKLETLPRARIHQKVLYVVHLIAVYSFYFAVLSWIVKNVEFAKYSMDYITEKMKFLPIVGYLVGKAAPV, from the exons ATGGCGAAAATggcaattgataataatgttcCAAGTAACATACAATCTTATTACAAAGATAAAACAATATTCATAACTGGTGGATCAGGATTAATGGGAAAagtattaattgaaaaattattatacaattgtAGTAatctcaataaaatatatatattattgagaTCAAAACGTGGACGTACACCAGAACAACGTCTTGATGATATGTTTAAATTAccg ATGTTTGAAAGAATACGTGAATCAAAACctgaagttttaaaaaaattaataccacTCTCTGGTGATGTGACAATGAATAATTTGGgtttaacaacaaaacaatGTGAATTACTTGGAAATgaagttgaaataatatttcattgtgCAGCAACATTAAAGCTAGaagcaaaattaaaagatgCTATTGATATGAATACTGTTGGTACATCATACATGCTTAAACTAgctaaaacaatgaaaaaattaaatgtatttttacatttaagtACAGCATTTTGTCATGTTGATTGTGATGAATTAGGTGAACGTGTTTATGATTCACCAGATGATCCAAATGAAGTTATGAGAACAGTTAAATGGCTTAAAGATGATGCACTTGATCTTCTAACACCAaa ACTTTTGGAGCCTCATCCAAACACATATACATATTCAAAACGACTTGCTGAAACATTGGTTGCGAATGAGTATCCAAATTTGCCTTGCGTAATTGCTAGACCCTCGATTG TTACACCAGCATGGGAAGAACCATTGCCTGGATgggttgataatttaaatggaCCAGTTGGACTTATTGTTGGTGCTGGTAAAGGTGTCATTAGATCAATGCATTGTAATGGCTCATATCATGCTGAGGTAATACCAGTTGATTATGCAATAAATGCTATGATTTCAATTGCACATAAAGTTGGCAGTATGACTTCAAg aaaaaaaaacataccagTTTATAATGTAACACAAAGTCGAGTTATTCCAATCACATGGGCACAAGTTttggaaaaaggaaaaaaaattgcatataAATATCCATTTGAAGGAGCAATTTGGTTTCCAGATGGTGACATAAGAAGcagtaaatttatacataatttatttgttttattttttcatatattaccagcgtattttattgattttctcATGGTGATATTTAGACAAAAACGTtt cATGGTGAGAATTCAAAAGAGAATAAGTGATGGTCTTGAGGTACTTCAATATTTTACAACAAGAGATTGGATATTtcataatacaaatttattaaatttatggaATGAAATGAGTACTcaggataaaaaattattttcatttgattttgtatTGCTAGCATCGTCTGATGATGAGTacattaaaaaagttattctcGGTGCAAGACAATATtgtatgaaagaaaaattggaAACTTTACCAAGAGCAAGAATTCATCAAAAAGT actCTACGTTGTACATTTAATTGcagtttattcattttattttgctgTTTTATCATGGATtgttaaaaatgttgaatttgcAAAATACTCAATGGATTATATTactgaaaaaatgaaattcttGCCAATCGTTGGATATCTTGTTGGCAAAGCAGCtccagtataa
- the LOC122860548 gene encoding G-box-binding factor yields the protein MESGTTGIGRLDCYEDMFKEITRKLYGDDPDHRTSSVQNEFETSVSYKNDEDTENNTDSDDGNWTCEDEPLKGTDGSRIAAYHAGKTTWKCYECGDCMNGGPREIAEHFMDLHASRIILDDTRNRHHIPRKDYLQGDLKLEDILNYLERVRDRAERSAPPSRRTQETQTIPAALLPPPTTTSTFLLQELPTTPPPQQQQQHQHQQQHQQQQHQQQQQHNLHTNSPTMTPLSTTTPPTTATSSSSSSSSSSSSSNKRYTCPYCPYGTDRRDLYTRHENIHREEKPFHCYVCYKPFNRADHVKKHFLRMHREHTYELSRIRRNPSTNNNNSTIKTNQQQQQDTNTGINNNGSVQQQQQQNTYTTNYNNNNNNNNNNINNNKNYQLQTTQPSVTTATAASNIYQQTAAMTSVIGNIQDNNIVNRRMTNTGCKSQNKNGSKGAQEKRYTCCYCSWSGVDNWCLKRHLNTHLKPFACALCEYKAARAERLATHVLKVHNKRQCSRCSFLGEDASQLQIHQLHVHRINNSNTVNTIPAASSSPTSSSSSSTPSSQVSTINRHEPVHPVGVGRPPPGPPVFPAPSGAVISPPTTTTILSDCQSNRRSRSRKQHEPRKVLSQRRSANENMIDDNEDNKKRIKLEIKNEKKYDYHDEDDRIDEQNYLKFYSLPESDNNLSIDYLYEERATQALKMLLCQPIDSKNNIYSNYIKTEPSLFSLACTSGN from the exons atGGAAAGCGGAACAACTGGTATTGGCAGACTTGACTGCTATGAAGATATGTTTAAAGAAATAACACGTAAATTATACGGTGACGATCCTGATCATCGAA CATCCAGTGTTCAGAACGAATTTGAAACATCAGTATCATATAAAAACGACGAAGATACAGAAAACAATACTGATTCTGACGATGGTAATTGGACATGTGAAGATGAGCCATTAAAAGGAACAGACGGCAGTAGAATTGCAGCTTATCATGCTGGTAAAACTACCTGGAAATGTTACGAGTgtg GTGATTGTATGAATGGTGGACCTCGTGAAATTGCTGAACATTTTATGGATCTTCATGCATCTCGTATAATACTTGATGATACACGTAATCGTCATCATATACCAAGAAAAGATTATCTACAAGGTGATTTAAAACTTGAGGATATACTTAATTATCTTGAAAGAGTTAGAGATAGAGCTGAAAGATCAGCACCACCATCAAGACGTACACAAGAAACACAAACAATACCAGCTGCATTATTACCACCACCAACTACAACCAGCACATTTTTATTACAAGAATtaccaacaacaccaccaccacaacaacaacaacaacatcaacatcaacaacaacatcaacagcaacaacatcaacaacaacaacagcataaTTTACATACAAATTCACCAACAATGACaccattatcaacaacaacaccaccaacaacagcaacatcatcatcttcatcatcttcatcctCGTCATCATCAAGTAATAAACGTTATACATGTCCATATTGTCCATATGGCACTGATCGTCGTGATTTATATACAAGACATGAAAATATACATCGTGAAGAAAAACCATTTCATTGTTATGTTTGTTATAAACCATTTAATCGTGCTGATCatgttaaaaaacattttttacgtATGCATCGTGAACACACATATGAATTATCAAGAATACGACGTAAtccatcaacaaataataataatagtaccatcaaaacaaatcaacaacaacaacaagatacAAATAcaggaataaataataatggatcagtacaacaacaacaacaacaaaatacctatacaacaaattataataacaataacaacaacaacaacaataatataaataataataaaaattatcaattacaaaCAACACAACCAAGTGttacaacagcaacagcagcatcaaatatatatcagCAAACAGCAGCAATGACATCTGTTATTGGTAATattcaagataataatattgttaatagaAGAATGACAAATACTGGATGtaaaagtcaaaataaaaatggatcAAAAGGAGCACAAGAAAAAAGATACACCTGTTGTTATTGTTCATGGAGTGGTGTTGATAATTGGTGTTTAAAACGTCATTTAAATACACATTTAAAACCATTTGCTTGTGCATTATGTGAATATAAAGCAGCTCGTGCTGAACGTTTAGCAACACATGTATTAAAAGTACATAATAAACGACAATGTTCAAGATGTTCATTTTTAGGTGAAGATGCATCACAATTACAGATACATCAATTACATGTACATcgtattaataatagtaatactGTCAATACAATACcagcagcatcatcatcaccaacatcatcatcttcatcatcaacaccatCATCACAAGTATCAACAATTAATCGTCATGAACCAGTACA tccTGTTGGAGTTGGTCGTCCACCACCTGGACCACCAGTTTTTCCAGCACCATCTGGAGCTGTTATttcaccaccaacaacaacaacaattctCAG tgATTGTCAATCAAATAGACGAAGTAGATCAAGAAAACAACACGAGCCAAGAAAAGTATTGAGTCAACGTAGATCagcaaatgaaaatatgattgatgataatgaagataataaaaaaagaataaaattagaaattaaaaatgaaaaaaaatatgattatcatgatgaagatgatagaattgatgaacaaaattatttaaaattttattcattaccagaaagtgataataatttatcgattgattatttatatgaagaaAGAGCAACACAAGCATTGAAAATGTTACTTTGTCAACCAATtgacagtaaaaataatatttattcaaactaTATTAAAACTGAGCCATCTCTATTTTCACTTGCTTGCACTTCTggcaattaa